The Microcystis aeruginosa NIES-843 sequence TTAGCAAAAATGGCGGTAATTTAGGTGAAACGGGCTGTGTGGGCTGGATGTTTGACCATAAGGGGGTAATTCGCCTTGAGGGAACTATTGATGAGGATAAGCTTTTAGAAGCTTCCCTAGAGGGCCAGGCCCAATCCTACGAGTTTTTTGACAGTGAGGAGGAAGGTCAAGGAGCAGAAGTATTTACTGAGGTGTCTAACCTGGAGAGATTGAATAAGGTTCTGCAAGCAGCGGGATTTAAGGTCAAAGAAGCAGAATTACGCTGGATTCCCACTAATACCCTAGAAGTGAGCGATCGAGAACAGGCCCGTTTTTTATTGAAGTTAATCGACACCCTAGAATCCCTCGATCATGTGCAATCGGTAACGGCTAATTTTGATTTAGTCGAGGAATTGATGTTACTGGATCTGTGATCCTAAATTCCTAGGCAGTGATCACTGATCAGATTTGATTTTTCAGTGCGCGGTATGAAGTGAGAGTAAGTAGTGGGACAATCTTGATTACTGATCACTGATTACTGTTTACTGATCACTGATTACTGATTCTGGGCCTGATCAAGAGATAATCTGTCCCCAAAATCCCGTAAAAATTCGGGCTCTTCGGGACTTGGTATGGTTCGATATGGGGGCATAAATCGACTGAATCCTTATCTGGCAATAGATTTAATTGATTAGTTCGCTCTAGAGCAAAAACAATTGACAAAAATCGCTAAATGCCTTTCTATATAAGGGTTCCATCCCTTATAACCCCCGTCCATTGCATAACACAAACCGAAGAGCCAAAATTCGGGTTCCGTCTTTGAGAATATGAATTTCCACTTGATCCGATGCCCAATTAATCTGATCTTCCAGAGCGGGATTGAGGACATGAATCCGTTGATTGCTAGAAGAAACGGGAGAATCGGGGGAATGAATAGCGAGGGATTCCACATAGGCCCCATCCACCAAAATATCTAACTGGGCCAATAATTCTTGAGAGTGAGGCGGTGCTTGGGTTGAGCGCAATTGTTCGATCGTAAATCCCGTGAAGGACATCACATTTAAGCCTTTTTCTTTAACATATTTAGCTAATTCTGTCAAGGCTTTTGCTTGCCAAAAAGGTTCACCTCCGGAGAAAGTTAGGCCACTATTGCGGGGATTAGCCAAAATTTTGGCAGCTAGAGACTCAACAGTAATTAATTGATTGATCTTAAAGGACCAGGAAGCTGGATTAAAACAACCCCGACACTCGCGAGAACAACCCTGTACCCAGACCACGGCCCGACAGCCAGGGCCGTTAACGGCGGATTCATCCACATAGCCCATGATATTGAGATGATGGGCGGGAATTTGTGCTAATTGGGCAGCAATAGTCAGACTCATCGCTTATAATCCTCGATCGATTCCTATCTTTTTCATGCTAGGGAAAAAACGACAAAAATCGATCGCTCTGGCAATGATTTGTTAACCTTTGACACACAGCACCTGCTTGAGAGTGGCGACAATTTCCACTAGATCCGCCTGTTGATTCATCACCTGTTGGATCGGTTTATAAGCTCCCGGAATCTCATCAATAACTCCCTCATCCTTGCGGCATTCAACCCCTTGAGTTTGGGCGATTAAATCATCAAGAGTAAAGGTTTTTTTAGCCAGATTTCTCGACATCAAGCGCCCGGCCCCGTGGGAACAGGAACAGAAGCTATTATGTTCTCCTTTGCCCTTAACAATATAAGATTGCGCTCCCATGGAACCGGGGATAATACCATAATCGGTTTCTCTAGCGCGGACTGCTCCTTTGCGGGTGACATAAACCTCCTCCCCAAAATGAATTTCTTTTTCAGCATAATTGTGATGACAATTAACCACTAAGAGGGGTTTAGTTGGTTTGCCTCCCGCTAGATGTTTTTCAACAATGCGTTTAAATCTAGCCATCATAATTTCCCGATTATAACGGGCATATTCCTGCGCCCATTGTAGATCGTGCCAGTAGGCGGTAAATTCTTCTGTACCGGCAACAAAGTAGGCCAGATCGAGGTCAGGTAATTTACCTTCTGCTAGTTTTGCTAACTCTTTGGCCGTATCAATATGACATTGTGCCAGTTGATTACCAATACCTCTAGAACCGGAATGGAGCATTAACCAAACTTGATTGTCTGTATCTAAACAAATTTCGATAAAGTGATTACCACCCCCCAGAGAACCCATTTGTTTAAGGGCTTTTTTCTCTAGGTTCTGCACGCCTCGATGAATCTGTTTAAATTCCGCCCATTTTGGCCATTTAGTCACTTCCCGATCTACTTCTTTATTTTCCGCAAAACCGACGGGAATATTCGCCTCTACATCGAGGCGAATTTTTTTGAGTTTTCCCTGCAATTGTTCGCCAGTAAAAGGCATTTTTAGGGCAGCCATGCCGCAACCGATATCGACTCCGACGGCGGCAGGAATTACGGCATCTTTGGTGGCAATCACCGAACCGACTAAAGCGCCTTTACCCAAGTGAACATCGGGCATTAAAGAAATGTGTTTATAAACAAAAGGTAGGGAAGCGACATTTTTGGCCATTTGGGTTTCTTGGGGTCCTAATTCATGCCCCGCCCAAGATAAAATCGGTGTCGGTGTGGAAATATCCAGAGTTTCGTAAGCCATAGTTTTTATGAAATAATCAGGTAAAAAGCCGATGTAACCAAGACAATAAGGCAATTGAGATTCTGCGATGAATTAGATAAATTGTGATCGGCGATCGTGTTTTAGCGCCAGAGGATAAGCTGTTGACTATCTAAATTACTCGTTCAGACTGCCCTCCGGGAGAATTTTTGACTTTCACCGCAGGTTTACCGACTACTGTAATACTACCAAAAAGGTTCGGATACCTACACTATCGAGAAAGCGGGGTTATTTTGCACTATAGAGATAACGAAGGAACTGATAGGGGTGGGTATCGCCTAAAAACCGAGTACAGTTCCGATTCTAGAAGTCACTATAGTTGTATCGGAGCAGCACAAAGATTATGGGAAAAGTAGTTGGAATTGACTTAGGGACGACTAACTCCTGCGTTGCGGTTATGGAAGGGGGCAAACCCACCGTTATCGCCAACGCCGAAGGATTTAGAACCACGCCCTCAGTCGTCGCCTACGCCAAAAGTGGCGATCGCCTAGTAGGACAAATCGCCAAACGTCAAGCGGTAATGAACCCGCAAAATACTTTTTATTCCGTCAAACGCTTCATCGGCAGGAAATTCAACGAAGTTACCAACGAAGCCACAGAAGTATCCTACAAAACTCTCCAAGACGGCAACGGCAACGTTAAATTAGACTGTCCCGCCCAGGGCAAACAATTCTCCCCCGAAGAAATTTCCGCCCAGGTACTGCGGAAACTGGTGGAAGATGCCAGTAAATACCTCGGCGAAACCGTTACCCAAGCAGTCATCACCGTACCCGCTTATTTTAATGACTCCCAACGTCAGGCCACCAAAGATGCCGGTAGAATTGCTGGGATTGAAGTTCTCCGCATTATCAACGAACCCACTGCCGCCTCTCTTGCCTACGGATTAGACAAAAAAGCTAACGAAACCATTCTTGTTTTTGACTTGGGTGGGGGAACCTTTGACGTATCGGTTCTAGAAGTGGGTGATGGTGTCTTTGAAGTTCTCGCTACCTCTGGAGATACTCATCTCGGTGGTGATGACTTCGATAAAAAAATCGTTGATTATCTAGCCGGAGAATTCAAAAAAGTTGAAGGAATAGATCTCCGTCAAGATAAACAGGCCCTGCAACGTCTCACAGAAGCGGCAGAAAAAGCCAAAATTGAGCTTTCTAGCGTTACCCAAGCGGAAATTAACCTGCCCTTCATCACCGCTACCGCCGAAGGGCCAAAACACCTAGATACTACCCTAACCAGAGCTAAATTTGAGGAAATTTGCGCCGATTTAATTGATCGCTGTCGGATTCCCGTCGAAAATGCCATCCGTGATGCCAAAATCGATAAATCTGCCCTCGATGAAGTGGTTCTCGTCGGTGGTTCAACCCGGATTCCCGCCGTCCAGGAATTAGTTAAAAAAGTTCTGGGCAAAGATCCTAACCAAAGCGTTAACCCCGATGAAGTGGTAGCCGTCGGTGCTGCCATTCAAGGTGGTGTTCTCGCCGGTGAAGTCAAAGATATTCTTCTGCTTGATGTTTCGCCCCTGTCTTTGGGTGTGGAAACCCTCGGCGGTGTGATGACGCGGATTATTACCCGCAACACCACTATCCCCACCAAAAAATCGGAAGTTTTCTCCACGGCAGTAGATGGACAAACTAACGTGGAAATCCACGTCCTGCAAGGGGAACGGGAAATGGCCAAAGATAACAAGAGTTTGGGAACTTTCCGACTCGATGGTATCCCTCCCGCTCCTCGTGGTGTGCCTCAAATCGAAGTGGTCTTCGACATCGATGCTAACGGTATTTTAAATGTCACCGCTAAGGATAAAGGTACAGGAAAAGAACAATCGATCAGCATCACCGGCGCTTCTACCTTGCCCCAAAATGAAGTGGAACGCATGGTTAATGAGGCAGAATCGAACGCCGCAGTCGATAAGGAACGTCGCGAACGCATTGAACGCAAAAATCAAGCTGAAAACGTGGTTTATCAAGCTGAGAAGCAGTTAGCCGAGTTGGGCGATAAGGTTCCCCCATCCGAGAAAAATAAAGCCCAGGCATTGATTAAGGAACTGGAAGAAGCGATCGCTCAAGACGATGATGGTAAGATCAAAACCATCCTACCGGAATTACAACAAGCCCTCTACGCGATCGGTAGCAGTATGTATCAGCAAGGGGCCCCTAGTAATCCCACCGGTGGCAATGATGGCAATGGCCCCTCTGGTGGTGCTGGTGGTGGCGATGATGTCATCGATGCGGAATTCTCCGACGCTAAATAAAAATTAAGTTCCTAGCTTCGGCAAGGACACAATTTACTTTGTGTCCTTTTTTCATTGCGGCTTTCTTACAGATAAGGTTGTTACTGAAAATTAGGACTAAACTTAAGTAGGGTCTGCTGAATAAATGTGAAATGTAGGCAAGGTAGGGATTTTGTGGCTTTACGAGCGAAACAGGTGCAGGATTTTGAGAGAATCGTGCTTCAAAACCTTGCGTCTTCATCGGCCCGCGTCCTGTAGGGGCGAAGCATTCGGGCAATAACCTATCGGTGAAACCGTAGATTTTCTATCCGAATGCTTCGCCCGTACTTTTTGCCGCCAACCCTAAGTAGAGCATCTTGGAGAACTAAGATTAAGAAAATGGAAATTTACCAATTTAGCCAACGCCAGACAATTATTATGGCTATTCTAGTCCTCTATCTCGGTAAGTATTTAACCAAAAATATCAAATTTCTGCAAGACTATAACATTCCTGATGCCGTTGCTGGTGGTGTCTTAGCTTCCTTATTTTTCGGTCTATTTTTTGCTGTTTTTAAATGGCAAATTGAATTTACCCTTAATGTTCGGGATGCCCTGTTAATCGTTTTTTTTACTACTATCGGGCTGTCCTCAAAACTAAAAACCCTGCTGCAAGGGGGTAAACCCTTGCTAATTTTATTAATAACCGCCGTGGTTTATCTCATTCTACAAAATTTAGCTGGGTTAGGAGTGGCAAAAGTGATGGGATTAGATTTACCCATCGGTTTGATTGCTGGTTCCGTTTCTTTGAGTGGCGGTCACGGGACTGCCATTGCTTGGGCTTCTATTTTTCGTGATAATTATGGCATCGCCAAAGCATCAGAAATCGGTGTAGCTAGTGCTACTTTTGGGCTAGTTTTAGGGGGAATTATTGGCGGACCGGTGGCTAAATGGTTAATTACTAGAAATCGACTGCGAGCCAATAATCAAGACCAAGATTTAACGGTGGGAATTAAACAAAGCCAGAGGAATGTCAATATCGATTACAATACAATGCTCCATTCAATCTTAGTGATTGGTTTAACTATCGGTTTAGGTAATCAGATTAACTACTGGGTAACTCCCCTTGGTTTAAAATTACCGGATTTTGTCCCCTGTTTATTGGCAGGAATTATCCTGACTAATACCGTACCTTTGGTGTTGAAACGCTTTCCTTGGCCCGCTAATACGCCCTCTTTAGCCTTAATTTCTGATGTTAGTCTCGGTTTATTCCTATCTATGTCCTTGATGAGTTTACAATTATGGACATTGATCGATTTGGCCGGACCGATTGCTATCCTGTTATTAGTGCAGTTCTCACTCAGTATTATTTATACTGTTTTACTGGTCTTTCCCGTAATGGGAAAAAACTATCATGCTTCAGTAGTTTGCGCCGGTTATTTGGGTTTAACTCTAGGGGCAACTCCCACAGCGATCGCCAATATGACCGCGGTGACGGAACATTTTGGGGCTTCTCCCCAGGCATTTATTATTGTTCCTTTGGTGGGGGCATTTTTTATCGATTTGTCTAATGCTTTTATCATCCAGCAATTTTTGAATTTTCTGACTTAAAAATTTTTATCGATCAAGTAATTTTTGAGGAAAGTTGACTAATCTTTTCCGTCAAGATTGGCAAAAGCTTGCAGTAAAATCGGAATAATACCAAATCCGTTTTTAATAGTATCATTAACTGCCAATCAAGCTTTAAAAACCCAGTTATGGATTGTTTCTTGCTGCTCCGGCACTCCCCGTTTCCACAAGGACACAAGTTACCTTGTGTCCTTTTTCAGGCTCAAAATCGGAAATTAGGCCAATCCGACTAATTTAGCGCTGTATTCCCACATTTTTGCGCCTCTTTCATCGTCGCGAGCTTGAGGAGAAACCCTTTGAACAAAGGATTTACCCTCTTTTTTCTGACGATTGCCCCAACTCCAGTAAGCACCGGATTGACGGTATTCGGGGTCAGCAACCACCATAGCGACTCTTTCCCCGGCTAATTCTTGGGAAACATAGCCACCGGTGATATTTTTCTGGAACCAGGGGAAAAACTGCTGGAAAAAGGGGTAATGGTTGCGGAAAAGGGGTGTATCGGCCACACAACCCGGATAGAGGGAAGTAAAAGTGATTCCGGTCGATTGGTGATAGCGTTTGTGCAGTTCCCGCATGGTGAGAACATTACACACCTTACTATCTTTGTAGGCTTTGACCGATTCAAATTTTTTGCCGTCGGCCATAGTAATCGGCTCTTTGAAACCCTTGGCAAACCCTTCCAAATCGCCCAAATCGGGACGAGGAGGAATTTTACCGCCTAATTCATCGGGATTATGGGTGACAGTGCCGAGAATGACTAAACGGCGGTCGGGAGAGGGAGAATTTTTTAGATCTTCCAAGAGCAAATTTGACAACAGGAAATGACCTAAATGATTGGTGGCCATGCTCAATTCATAACCGTCGGGACTTCTTAAGGGTTCTTTGAGCAAAGGCAGATAGATAGCGGCATTGCAGACTAAAGCGGTTAGAGAGCGGCCCAAGGCCCGGAAATTTTTAACGAAGCGCCGGACGCTATCGAGGGAACCGAGGTCGATAAATTCAATACAGTAGTTATCCCGGGGAATGTTCAATTCCTTGGCAGCCTGTTCCATTTTCGGGATATCCCGACAGGCCATAACCACAAACCAACCTCTTTGAGCAAGGGATTTAGCGGCGTAGAGACCGACTCCAGAAGTTGTCCCAGTAATGATCACCGTGGGTTTTTTATCTTGTATCATTTTTTGATAATTTTCGTTAATCGCTCTGGTCTAGGGAATATCCAAAGGATTCCGATTATAAATTTTATCTCAAATGTCGGGGTTTCATCCCGTCGCTTTTAGGGACGGGATGAAACCA is a genomic window containing:
- a CDS encoding YebC/PmpR family DNA-binding transcriptional regulator — its product is MAGHSKWANIKRQKARVDAKKGQTFTQLSRAIIVATRNGVPDPAGNFQLRTAIEKAKAAGIPNDNIERAIAKGAGTWENDSAFEEIRYEGYGPGGVAILIEALTDNRNRTAAALRAAFSKNGGNLGETGCVGWMFDHKGVIRLEGTIDEDKLLEASLEGQAQSYEFFDSEEEGQGAEVFTEVSNLERLNKVLQAAGFKVKEAELRWIPTNTLEVSDREQARFLLKLIDTLESLDHVQSVTANFDLVEELMLLDL
- a CDS encoding 4Fe-4S single cluster domain-containing protein, producing MSLTIAAQLAQIPAHHLNIMGYVDESAVNGPGCRAVVWVQGCSRECRGCFNPASWSFKINQLITVESLAAKILANPRNSGLTFSGGEPFWQAKALTELAKYVKEKGLNVMSFTGFTIEQLRSTQAPPHSQELLAQLDILVDGAYVESLAIHSPDSPVSSSNQRIHVLNPALEDQINWASDQVEIHILKDGTRILALRFVLCNGRGL
- a CDS encoding RtcB family protein, translated to MAYETLDISTPTPILSWAGHELGPQETQMAKNVASLPFVYKHISLMPDVHLGKGALVGSVIATKDAVIPAAVGVDIGCGMAALKMPFTGEQLQGKLKKIRLDVEANIPVGFAENKEVDREVTKWPKWAEFKQIHRGVQNLEKKALKQMGSLGGGNHFIEICLDTDNQVWLMLHSGSRGIGNQLAQCHIDTAKELAKLAEGKLPDLDLAYFVAGTEEFTAYWHDLQWAQEYARYNREIMMARFKRIVEKHLAGGKPTKPLLVVNCHHNYAEKEIHFGEEVYVTRKGAVRARETDYGIIPGSMGAQSYIVKGKGEHNSFCSCSHGAGRLMSRNLAKKTFTLDDLIAQTQGVECRKDEGVIDEIPGAYKPIQQVMNQQADLVEIVATLKQVLCVKG
- the dnaK gene encoding molecular chaperone DnaK, encoding MGKVVGIDLGTTNSCVAVMEGGKPTVIANAEGFRTTPSVVAYAKSGDRLVGQIAKRQAVMNPQNTFYSVKRFIGRKFNEVTNEATEVSYKTLQDGNGNVKLDCPAQGKQFSPEEISAQVLRKLVEDASKYLGETVTQAVITVPAYFNDSQRQATKDAGRIAGIEVLRIINEPTAASLAYGLDKKANETILVFDLGGGTFDVSVLEVGDGVFEVLATSGDTHLGGDDFDKKIVDYLAGEFKKVEGIDLRQDKQALQRLTEAAEKAKIELSSVTQAEINLPFITATAEGPKHLDTTLTRAKFEEICADLIDRCRIPVENAIRDAKIDKSALDEVVLVGGSTRIPAVQELVKKVLGKDPNQSVNPDEVVAVGAAIQGGVLAGEVKDILLLDVSPLSLGVETLGGVMTRIITRNTTIPTKKSEVFSTAVDGQTNVEIHVLQGEREMAKDNKSLGTFRLDGIPPAPRGVPQIEVVFDIDANGILNVTAKDKGTGKEQSISITGASTLPQNEVERMVNEAESNAAVDKERRERIERKNQAENVVYQAEKQLAELGDKVPPSEKNKAQALIKELEEAIAQDDDGKIKTILPELQQALYAIGSSMYQQGAPSNPTGGNDGNGPSGGAGGGDDVIDAEFSDAK
- the gltS gene encoding sodium/glutamate symporter, encoding MEIYQFSQRQTIIMAILVLYLGKYLTKNIKFLQDYNIPDAVAGGVLASLFFGLFFAVFKWQIEFTLNVRDALLIVFFTTIGLSSKLKTLLQGGKPLLILLITAVVYLILQNLAGLGVAKVMGLDLPIGLIAGSVSLSGGHGTAIAWASIFRDNYGIAKASEIGVASATFGLVLGGIIGGPVAKWLITRNRLRANNQDQDLTVGIKQSQRNVNIDYNTMLHSILVIGLTIGLGNQINYWVTPLGLKLPDFVPCLLAGIILTNTVPLVLKRFPWPANTPSLALISDVSLGLFLSMSLMSLQLWTLIDLAGPIAILLLVQFSLSIIYTVLLVFPVMGKNYHASVVCAGYLGLTLGATPTAIANMTAVTEHFGASPQAFIIVPLVGAFFIDLSNAFIIQQFLNFLT
- a CDS encoding protochlorophyllide reductase, which encodes MIQDKKPTVIITGTTSGVGLYAAKSLAQRGWFVVMACRDIPKMEQAAKELNIPRDNYCIEFIDLGSLDSVRRFVKNFRALGRSLTALVCNAAIYLPLLKEPLRSPDGYELSMATNHLGHFLLSNLLLEDLKNSPSPDRRLVILGTVTHNPDELGGKIPPRPDLGDLEGFAKGFKEPITMADGKKFESVKAYKDSKVCNVLTMRELHKRYHQSTGITFTSLYPGCVADTPLFRNHYPFFQQFFPWFQKNITGGYVSQELAGERVAMVVADPEYRQSGAYWSWGNRQKKEGKSFVQRVSPQARDDERGAKMWEYSAKLVGLA